One genomic segment of Oncorhynchus mykiss isolate Arlee chromosome 10, USDA_OmykA_1.1, whole genome shotgun sequence includes these proteins:
- the LOC118936811 gene encoding NACHT, LRR and PYD domains-containing protein 1 homolog isoform X1 encodes MLFSPALDSICVQETGPICITDMLVLVQDSTHWLQIEPLTSTVQGVTMFRHRTPKGSYECTVSGLRWLCERDVILKYHFRNWEPYSQLLKDMQYTQGGPLLDITMELGELEEVHLPHFVCLGTNPSLRNEMKILHVEEHGVSLEEVHEVTRFHVKILHPKFSPIALILRLLSWNLDVHCDVVLYMAVKKSTVISRLYLLLRNSSQKEAVQEREKNQVSKGFSEFVLSSPNGSLKLNSWFAFKNPRSTSINPEKIQLLPADTTPSCCQMIMGNTGVDIEMELIGDDERTVWKSVLSKDVYSNDSHPTSLTLSGIPAEEFLKKHRAILIQGVKNTMPIADNLSSKYMIGDEEYSRIKAETTEQERMRELLNAVLPKGPEVMGACLKALSEHEHHLVKYLSESST; translated from the exons atgctttttagtccagcacTAGACTctatctgtgtccaggaaacaggCCCCATATGTATTACTGACATGCTTGTCCTTGTTCAGGACTCCACACACTGGCTTCAGATTGAACCCTTGACTTCCACTGTCCAGGGAGTGACAATGTTCAG ACACAGGACACCCAAAGGGAGTTATGAGTGCACAGTGTCTGGGCTCCGCtggctgtgtgagagagatgtcaTTCTGAAGTATCACTTCAGGAACTGGGAACCCTACAGTCAACTTCTGAAAGACATGCAGTACACACAAGGTGGTCCATTGCTGGACATCACTATGGAGTTAGGTGAACTGGAGGAAGTTCATCTGCCACACTTTGTCTGTTTAG GGACCAACCCTTCCCTGAGGAATGAGATGAAGATTCTTCATGTAGAGGAACATGGAGTGTCTTTAGAGGAAGTGCATGAGGTCACCAGATTCCATGTTAAGATTCTCCATCCCAAGTTCTCACCTATCGCTCTGATACTGAGATTACTGTCTTGGAACTTAGATGTCCACTGTGACGTGGTCCTCTATATGGCAGTAAAAAAGTCAACAGTCATTTCAAGGCTGTACCTGCTCCTCAGAAACTCCAGTCAGAAAGAG GCTGTTCAGGAACGGGAGAAAAATCAGGTGTCCAAAGGATTTTCAGAATTCGTCCTGTCAAGTCCAAACGGGTCCTTAAAGCTGAACAGTTGGTTTGCGTTCAAGAATCCCCGCTCCACTTCCATCAATCCAGAG AAGATTCAGCTGTTACCTGCAGACACCACACCAAGCTGTTGTCAGATGATAATGGGAAACACAGGGGTGGACATTGAGATGGAGTTAATCGGGGATGATGAGAGGACAGTATGGAAATCAGTGTTATCAAAAG ATGTGTACAGCAACGACTCTCATCCAACAT CATTAACACTCTCTGGGATTCCTGCTGAGGAGTTTCTGAAGAAACACAGGGCTATACTCATTCAGGGAGTCAAAAACACAATGCCAATAGCAGATAATCTGTCGTCAAAGTACATGATTGGTGATGAAGAGTACTCCAGAATAAAAGCTGAAACAACTGAACAGGAGCGAATGAGAGAACTACTGAACGCAGTCCTCCCTAAAGGACCAGAAGTGATGGGAGCTTGTCTCAAAGCTCTCAGTGAACATGAACACCATCTTGTTAAGTACTTGAGTGAATCTAG CACCTAA
- the LOC118936811 gene encoding NACHT, LRR and PYD domains-containing protein 1 homolog isoform X2, translating into MLFSPALDSICVQETGPICITDMLVLVQDSTHWLQIEPLTSTVQGVTMFRHRTPKGSYECTVSGLRWLCERDVILKYHFRNWEPYSQLLKDMQYTQGGPLLDITMELGELEEVHLPHFVCLGTNPSLRNEMKILHVEEHGVSLEEVHEVTRFHVKILHPKFSPIALILRLLSWNLDVHCDVVLYMAVKKSTVISRLYLLLRNSSQKEAVQEREKNQVSKGFSEFVLSSPNGSLKLNSWFAFKNPRSTSINPEIQLLPADTTPSCCQMIMGNTGVDIEMELIGDDERTVWKSVLSKDVYSNDSHPTSLTLSGIPAEEFLKKHRAILIQGVKNTMPIADNLSSKYMIGDEEYSRIKAETTEQERMRELLNAVLPKGPEVMGACLKALSEHEHHLVKYLSESST; encoded by the exons atgctttttagtccagcacTAGACTctatctgtgtccaggaaacaggCCCCATATGTATTACTGACATGCTTGTCCTTGTTCAGGACTCCACACACTGGCTTCAGATTGAACCCTTGACTTCCACTGTCCAGGGAGTGACAATGTTCAG ACACAGGACACCCAAAGGGAGTTATGAGTGCACAGTGTCTGGGCTCCGCtggctgtgtgagagagatgtcaTTCTGAAGTATCACTTCAGGAACTGGGAACCCTACAGTCAACTTCTGAAAGACATGCAGTACACACAAGGTGGTCCATTGCTGGACATCACTATGGAGTTAGGTGAACTGGAGGAAGTTCATCTGCCACACTTTGTCTGTTTAG GGACCAACCCTTCCCTGAGGAATGAGATGAAGATTCTTCATGTAGAGGAACATGGAGTGTCTTTAGAGGAAGTGCATGAGGTCACCAGATTCCATGTTAAGATTCTCCATCCCAAGTTCTCACCTATCGCTCTGATACTGAGATTACTGTCTTGGAACTTAGATGTCCACTGTGACGTGGTCCTCTATATGGCAGTAAAAAAGTCAACAGTCATTTCAAGGCTGTACCTGCTCCTCAGAAACTCCAGTCAGAAAGAG GCTGTTCAGGAACGGGAGAAAAATCAGGTGTCCAAAGGATTTTCAGAATTCGTCCTGTCAAGTCCAAACGGGTCCTTAAAGCTGAACAGTTGGTTTGCGTTCAAGAATCCCCGCTCCACTTCCATCAATCCAGAG ATTCAGCTGTTACCTGCAGACACCACACCAAGCTGTTGTCAGATGATAATGGGAAACACAGGGGTGGACATTGAGATGGAGTTAATCGGGGATGATGAGAGGACAGTATGGAAATCAGTGTTATCAAAAG ATGTGTACAGCAACGACTCTCATCCAACAT CATTAACACTCTCTGGGATTCCTGCTGAGGAGTTTCTGAAGAAACACAGGGCTATACTCATTCAGGGAGTCAAAAACACAATGCCAATAGCAGATAATCTGTCGTCAAAGTACATGATTGGTGATGAAGAGTACTCCAGAATAAAAGCTGAAACAACTGAACAGGAGCGAATGAGAGAACTACTGAACGCAGTCCTCCCTAAAGGACCAGAAGTGATGGGAGCTTGTCTCAAAGCTCTCAGTGAACATGAACACCATCTTGTTAAGTACTTGAGTGAATCTAG CACCTAA